One stretch of Falco naumanni isolate bFalNau1 chromosome 7, bFalNau1.pat, whole genome shotgun sequence DNA includes these proteins:
- the LINGO1 gene encoding leucine-rich repeat and immunoglobulin-like domain-containing nogo receptor-interacting protein 1 isoform X1 — protein sequence MQPQSNCQSRSGCRTPIPGSRLGAAESRYFRRLSKSSWLESHAFTWVRDRMVAGEASMRSPILACWQPILLLMLGSILSGSATGCPPRCECSAQERAVLCHRKRFMVVPEGIPTETRLLDLGKNRIKTLNQDEFANYPHLEELELNENIISAVEPGAFNNLFNLRTLGLRSNRLKLIPLGVFTGLSNLTKLDISENKIVILLDYMFQDLYNLKSLEVGDNDLVYISHRAFSGLNSLEQLTLEKCNLTSIPTEALSHLHGLIVLRLRHLNINTIRDYSFKRLYRLKVLEISHWPYLDTMTSNCLYGLNLTSLSITHCNLTSIPYVSVRHLVYLRFLNLSYNPIVTIEGSMLHDLLRLQEIQLVGGQLTMVEPFAFRGLNYLRILNVSGNLLTTLEESAFHSVGNLETLILDNNPLACDCRLLWVFRRRWRLNFNKQQPTCSTPEFVQGKEFKDFPDVLLPNYFTCRRARIRDRKAQQIFVDEGHTVHFVCRADGDPPPTIMWLSPRKHLISTKTNGRLTVFPDGTLEVRYAQIQDNGTYLCIASNAGGNDTMLAHLHVRSYSPDWPHQPNKTFAFISNQPNESDANSTRATVPFPFDIKTLIIATTMGFISFLGVVLFCLVLLFLWSRGKGNTKHNIEIEYVPRKSDAGISSADAPRKFNMKMI from the exons ATGCAG CCTCAGAGCAACTGCCAGAGCAGATCAGGTTGCCGCACACCTATTCCAGGCTCCCGCCTCggagcagctgaaagcagaTACTTCAGGAGGCTGAGCAAAAGCTCCTGGCTGGAGAGTCATGCCTTCACGTGG GTGAGAGATAGGATGGTAGCTGGGGAGGCGAGTATGCGCAGCCCAATCCTGGCCTGCTGGCAGCCGATTCTCCTCCTGATGCTGGGATCCATCCTGTCCGGCTCCGCCACGGGCTGCCCGCCACGCTGCGAGTGCTCTGCCCAGGAGCGCGCCGTCCTGTGCCACCGAAAGCGATTCATGGTCGTGCCGGAGGGGATCCCGACTGAGACCAGGCTGCTGGACTTGGGCAAGAACCGCATCAAGACGCTCAACCAGGATGAATTTGCCAACTACCCTcacctggaggagctggagctcaATGAGAACATTATCAGTGCCGTTGAACCTGGGGCTTTCAACAACCTCTTCAACCTCAGGACGCTGGGGCTCAGGAGTAACAGACTCAAGCTGATCCCCTTGGGGGTGTTCACCGGACTCAGCAACCTTACCAAGCTAGACATTAGTGAGAACAAAATCGTGATCCTCCTAGACTACATGTTCCAGGACTTGTACAACCTGAAGTCTTTGGAGGTGGGGGACAATGACCTCGTCTACATCTCCCACCGGGCCTTCAGCGGCCTCAacagcctggagcagctcaCCCTGGAGAAATGCAACCTGACTTCCATCCCCACGGAGGCCCTGTCTCACCTTCACGGCTTGATCGTGCTGCGGCTGCGCCATCTGAACATCAACACCATCCGGGATTACTCATTCAAGAGGCTGTACCGGCTCAAGGTCCTCGAGATCTCACACTGGCCCTACCTGGATACTATGACGTCCAACTGCCTCTACGGGTTGAATCTGACCTCCTTGTCCATCACTCACTGCAACCTGACGTCCATCCCGTACGTGTCGGTGAGGCATTTGGTTTACCTCCGGTTCCTGAACCTGTCCTACAACCCCATCGTCACCATCGAGGGCTCCATGCTCCATGACCtgctcaggctgcaggagaTCCAGCTGGTGGGAGGGCAGCTCACCATGGTGGAGCCCTTCGCCTTCCGCGGCCTCAATTACCTGCGCATACTGAACGTGTCAGGGAATTTGCTGACCACCCTGGAGGAGTCGGCCTTCCACTCGGTGGGCAACCTGGAGACGCTCATCCTCGACAACAACCCCTTAGCCTGCGACTGTCGGCTGCTCTGGGTTTTCCGGCGGCGATGGAGGTTGAACTTCAACAAGCAGCAGCCCACCTGCTCCACCCCCGAGTTTGTCCAGGGCAAGGAGTTCAAAGACTTCCCTGACGTCCTCCTGCCCAACTACTTCACCTGCCGCCGAGCACGGATACGGGACCGCAAAGCTCAGCAGATCTTTGTGGACGAAGGCCACACGGTCCATTTTGTCTGCCGGGCAGATGGGGACCCGCCCCCCACCATCATGTGGCTCTCCCCGCGGAAGCACCTCATCTCTACCAAAACCAACGGGCGGCTCACTGTCTTCCCTGACGGCACGCTGGAGGTGCGCTACGCCCAGATCCAGGACAACGGCACCTACCTATGCATCGCCAGCAACGCGGGTGGCAACGACACCATGCTGGCCCACCTGCACGTGCGCAGCTACTCCCCAGACTGGCCCCACCAGCCCAACAAGACCTTCGCGTTCATCTCCAACCAGCCCAACGAGAGCGATGCCAACAGCACGCGCGCCACCGTGCCTTTCCCCTTTGACATCAAGACTCTCATCATCGCCACCACCATGGGCTTCATTTCCTTCCTGGGTGTCGTGCTTTTCTGTCTGGTGCTCCTCTTCCTGTGGAGCCGGGGGAAAGGCAACACCAAGCACAACATTGAGATCGAGTACGTGCCACGGAAATCCGATGCGGGCATCAGCTCTGCCGACGCGCCACGCAAGTTCAACATGAAAATGATTTAA
- the LINGO1 gene encoding leucine-rich repeat and immunoglobulin-like domain-containing nogo receptor-interacting protein 1 isoform X2: MQVRDRMVAGEASMRSPILACWQPILLLMLGSILSGSATGCPPRCECSAQERAVLCHRKRFMVVPEGIPTETRLLDLGKNRIKTLNQDEFANYPHLEELELNENIISAVEPGAFNNLFNLRTLGLRSNRLKLIPLGVFTGLSNLTKLDISENKIVILLDYMFQDLYNLKSLEVGDNDLVYISHRAFSGLNSLEQLTLEKCNLTSIPTEALSHLHGLIVLRLRHLNINTIRDYSFKRLYRLKVLEISHWPYLDTMTSNCLYGLNLTSLSITHCNLTSIPYVSVRHLVYLRFLNLSYNPIVTIEGSMLHDLLRLQEIQLVGGQLTMVEPFAFRGLNYLRILNVSGNLLTTLEESAFHSVGNLETLILDNNPLACDCRLLWVFRRRWRLNFNKQQPTCSTPEFVQGKEFKDFPDVLLPNYFTCRRARIRDRKAQQIFVDEGHTVHFVCRADGDPPPTIMWLSPRKHLISTKTNGRLTVFPDGTLEVRYAQIQDNGTYLCIASNAGGNDTMLAHLHVRSYSPDWPHQPNKTFAFISNQPNESDANSTRATVPFPFDIKTLIIATTMGFISFLGVVLFCLVLLFLWSRGKGNTKHNIEIEYVPRKSDAGISSADAPRKFNMKMI; this comes from the exons ATGCAG GTGAGAGATAGGATGGTAGCTGGGGAGGCGAGTATGCGCAGCCCAATCCTGGCCTGCTGGCAGCCGATTCTCCTCCTGATGCTGGGATCCATCCTGTCCGGCTCCGCCACGGGCTGCCCGCCACGCTGCGAGTGCTCTGCCCAGGAGCGCGCCGTCCTGTGCCACCGAAAGCGATTCATGGTCGTGCCGGAGGGGATCCCGACTGAGACCAGGCTGCTGGACTTGGGCAAGAACCGCATCAAGACGCTCAACCAGGATGAATTTGCCAACTACCCTcacctggaggagctggagctcaATGAGAACATTATCAGTGCCGTTGAACCTGGGGCTTTCAACAACCTCTTCAACCTCAGGACGCTGGGGCTCAGGAGTAACAGACTCAAGCTGATCCCCTTGGGGGTGTTCACCGGACTCAGCAACCTTACCAAGCTAGACATTAGTGAGAACAAAATCGTGATCCTCCTAGACTACATGTTCCAGGACTTGTACAACCTGAAGTCTTTGGAGGTGGGGGACAATGACCTCGTCTACATCTCCCACCGGGCCTTCAGCGGCCTCAacagcctggagcagctcaCCCTGGAGAAATGCAACCTGACTTCCATCCCCACGGAGGCCCTGTCTCACCTTCACGGCTTGATCGTGCTGCGGCTGCGCCATCTGAACATCAACACCATCCGGGATTACTCATTCAAGAGGCTGTACCGGCTCAAGGTCCTCGAGATCTCACACTGGCCCTACCTGGATACTATGACGTCCAACTGCCTCTACGGGTTGAATCTGACCTCCTTGTCCATCACTCACTGCAACCTGACGTCCATCCCGTACGTGTCGGTGAGGCATTTGGTTTACCTCCGGTTCCTGAACCTGTCCTACAACCCCATCGTCACCATCGAGGGCTCCATGCTCCATGACCtgctcaggctgcaggagaTCCAGCTGGTGGGAGGGCAGCTCACCATGGTGGAGCCCTTCGCCTTCCGCGGCCTCAATTACCTGCGCATACTGAACGTGTCAGGGAATTTGCTGACCACCCTGGAGGAGTCGGCCTTCCACTCGGTGGGCAACCTGGAGACGCTCATCCTCGACAACAACCCCTTAGCCTGCGACTGTCGGCTGCTCTGGGTTTTCCGGCGGCGATGGAGGTTGAACTTCAACAAGCAGCAGCCCACCTGCTCCACCCCCGAGTTTGTCCAGGGCAAGGAGTTCAAAGACTTCCCTGACGTCCTCCTGCCCAACTACTTCACCTGCCGCCGAGCACGGATACGGGACCGCAAAGCTCAGCAGATCTTTGTGGACGAAGGCCACACGGTCCATTTTGTCTGCCGGGCAGATGGGGACCCGCCCCCCACCATCATGTGGCTCTCCCCGCGGAAGCACCTCATCTCTACCAAAACCAACGGGCGGCTCACTGTCTTCCCTGACGGCACGCTGGAGGTGCGCTACGCCCAGATCCAGGACAACGGCACCTACCTATGCATCGCCAGCAACGCGGGTGGCAACGACACCATGCTGGCCCACCTGCACGTGCGCAGCTACTCCCCAGACTGGCCCCACCAGCCCAACAAGACCTTCGCGTTCATCTCCAACCAGCCCAACGAGAGCGATGCCAACAGCACGCGCGCCACCGTGCCTTTCCCCTTTGACATCAAGACTCTCATCATCGCCACCACCATGGGCTTCATTTCCTTCCTGGGTGTCGTGCTTTTCTGTCTGGTGCTCCTCTTCCTGTGGAGCCGGGGGAAAGGCAACACCAAGCACAACATTGAGATCGAGTACGTGCCACGGAAATCCGATGCGGGCATCAGCTCTGCCGACGCGCCACGCAAGTTCAACATGAAAATGATTTAA
- the LINGO1 gene encoding leucine-rich repeat and immunoglobulin-like domain-containing nogo receptor-interacting protein 1 isoform X3, whose translation MVAGEASMRSPILACWQPILLLMLGSILSGSATGCPPRCECSAQERAVLCHRKRFMVVPEGIPTETRLLDLGKNRIKTLNQDEFANYPHLEELELNENIISAVEPGAFNNLFNLRTLGLRSNRLKLIPLGVFTGLSNLTKLDISENKIVILLDYMFQDLYNLKSLEVGDNDLVYISHRAFSGLNSLEQLTLEKCNLTSIPTEALSHLHGLIVLRLRHLNINTIRDYSFKRLYRLKVLEISHWPYLDTMTSNCLYGLNLTSLSITHCNLTSIPYVSVRHLVYLRFLNLSYNPIVTIEGSMLHDLLRLQEIQLVGGQLTMVEPFAFRGLNYLRILNVSGNLLTTLEESAFHSVGNLETLILDNNPLACDCRLLWVFRRRWRLNFNKQQPTCSTPEFVQGKEFKDFPDVLLPNYFTCRRARIRDRKAQQIFVDEGHTVHFVCRADGDPPPTIMWLSPRKHLISTKTNGRLTVFPDGTLEVRYAQIQDNGTYLCIASNAGGNDTMLAHLHVRSYSPDWPHQPNKTFAFISNQPNESDANSTRATVPFPFDIKTLIIATTMGFISFLGVVLFCLVLLFLWSRGKGNTKHNIEIEYVPRKSDAGISSADAPRKFNMKMI comes from the coding sequence ATGGTAGCTGGGGAGGCGAGTATGCGCAGCCCAATCCTGGCCTGCTGGCAGCCGATTCTCCTCCTGATGCTGGGATCCATCCTGTCCGGCTCCGCCACGGGCTGCCCGCCACGCTGCGAGTGCTCTGCCCAGGAGCGCGCCGTCCTGTGCCACCGAAAGCGATTCATGGTCGTGCCGGAGGGGATCCCGACTGAGACCAGGCTGCTGGACTTGGGCAAGAACCGCATCAAGACGCTCAACCAGGATGAATTTGCCAACTACCCTcacctggaggagctggagctcaATGAGAACATTATCAGTGCCGTTGAACCTGGGGCTTTCAACAACCTCTTCAACCTCAGGACGCTGGGGCTCAGGAGTAACAGACTCAAGCTGATCCCCTTGGGGGTGTTCACCGGACTCAGCAACCTTACCAAGCTAGACATTAGTGAGAACAAAATCGTGATCCTCCTAGACTACATGTTCCAGGACTTGTACAACCTGAAGTCTTTGGAGGTGGGGGACAATGACCTCGTCTACATCTCCCACCGGGCCTTCAGCGGCCTCAacagcctggagcagctcaCCCTGGAGAAATGCAACCTGACTTCCATCCCCACGGAGGCCCTGTCTCACCTTCACGGCTTGATCGTGCTGCGGCTGCGCCATCTGAACATCAACACCATCCGGGATTACTCATTCAAGAGGCTGTACCGGCTCAAGGTCCTCGAGATCTCACACTGGCCCTACCTGGATACTATGACGTCCAACTGCCTCTACGGGTTGAATCTGACCTCCTTGTCCATCACTCACTGCAACCTGACGTCCATCCCGTACGTGTCGGTGAGGCATTTGGTTTACCTCCGGTTCCTGAACCTGTCCTACAACCCCATCGTCACCATCGAGGGCTCCATGCTCCATGACCtgctcaggctgcaggagaTCCAGCTGGTGGGAGGGCAGCTCACCATGGTGGAGCCCTTCGCCTTCCGCGGCCTCAATTACCTGCGCATACTGAACGTGTCAGGGAATTTGCTGACCACCCTGGAGGAGTCGGCCTTCCACTCGGTGGGCAACCTGGAGACGCTCATCCTCGACAACAACCCCTTAGCCTGCGACTGTCGGCTGCTCTGGGTTTTCCGGCGGCGATGGAGGTTGAACTTCAACAAGCAGCAGCCCACCTGCTCCACCCCCGAGTTTGTCCAGGGCAAGGAGTTCAAAGACTTCCCTGACGTCCTCCTGCCCAACTACTTCACCTGCCGCCGAGCACGGATACGGGACCGCAAAGCTCAGCAGATCTTTGTGGACGAAGGCCACACGGTCCATTTTGTCTGCCGGGCAGATGGGGACCCGCCCCCCACCATCATGTGGCTCTCCCCGCGGAAGCACCTCATCTCTACCAAAACCAACGGGCGGCTCACTGTCTTCCCTGACGGCACGCTGGAGGTGCGCTACGCCCAGATCCAGGACAACGGCACCTACCTATGCATCGCCAGCAACGCGGGTGGCAACGACACCATGCTGGCCCACCTGCACGTGCGCAGCTACTCCCCAGACTGGCCCCACCAGCCCAACAAGACCTTCGCGTTCATCTCCAACCAGCCCAACGAGAGCGATGCCAACAGCACGCGCGCCACCGTGCCTTTCCCCTTTGACATCAAGACTCTCATCATCGCCACCACCATGGGCTTCATTTCCTTCCTGGGTGTCGTGCTTTTCTGTCTGGTGCTCCTCTTCCTGTGGAGCCGGGGGAAAGGCAACACCAAGCACAACATTGAGATCGAGTACGTGCCACGGAAATCCGATGCGGGCATCAGCTCTGCCGACGCGCCACGCAAGTTCAACATGAAAATGATTTAA